The proteins below are encoded in one region of Paenibacillus sp. YYML68:
- a CDS encoding Spo0E family sporulation regulatory protein-aspartic acid phosphatase, whose amino-acid sequence MKELELKRRLERMQIQLYLLVEQRGSFVDPQVVELSQQIDSLVLTIQKIKMKERVK is encoded by the coding sequence ATGAAGGAACTGGAATTGAAGCGACGCTTGGAGCGCATGCAAATACAGCTATATTTGCTGGTGGAGCAACGAGGCAGCTTTGTAGATCCCCAGGTGGTCGAGCTCAGCCAACAAATCGATAGTCTTGTCCTGACGATCCAAAAAATAAAAATGAAGGAACGCGTGAAATAA
- a CDS encoding YpdA family putative bacillithiol disulfide reductase, with product MEEAVIIGAGPCGLSAALELRRIGIDPLIIEKENMVHSIYLYPTHLQFFSTPELLEIGGYPFTTPHEKPYRHEALHYYRTVASRNELRITAYHEVTEIHGNDESGYKLNVRSRTGNQREVTARRVIVATGYFDRPNELGIEGEELSKVSHYFREAHPYAGTKVTVIGGSNSAVDAAMELLRAGAEVTVVYRGQTYSPVIKPWVKPIFESMVNKGRIQMWFDAKVTRITEDSIFVAKEGTEHELASDFVLALTGFRPDRSLLRSIGARFRDDDEIPLYNPETMETTCPGIYIAGVAASGRDANEVFIETGRLHGRWIAQHIESTR from the coding sequence ATGGAAGAAGCCGTCATTATCGGCGCCGGCCCGTGCGGTCTGTCCGCTGCGCTCGAGCTGAGACGAATCGGCATCGATCCGCTCATCATCGAGAAGGAGAATATGGTCCACTCTATCTATCTGTACCCGACTCATCTGCAGTTCTTCAGCACACCAGAGCTGCTGGAGATCGGCGGCTACCCGTTCACGACACCGCATGAGAAGCCGTATCGGCATGAGGCGCTACACTATTACCGTACCGTTGCGAGCCGTAACGAGCTGCGGATCACTGCCTATCACGAGGTCACCGAGATTCACGGCAACGACGAGAGCGGGTATAAGCTGAACGTTCGCTCGCGAACAGGCAATCAGCGAGAGGTCACCGCGCGGCGTGTCATCGTCGCAACCGGCTACTTCGACCGGCCGAACGAGCTCGGCATCGAAGGCGAGGAGCTGTCCAAGGTCAGTCATTACTTCCGGGAGGCTCACCCTTATGCGGGAACGAAGGTGACCGTCATCGGCGGCAGCAACTCGGCAGTCGATGCTGCGATGGAGCTGCTGAGGGCCGGTGCAGAGGTCACCGTCGTCTATCGAGGCCAGACGTACTCCCCCGTCATCAAGCCTTGGGTGAAGCCGATCTTCGAGAGCATGGTCAATAAGGGACGCATTCAGATGTGGTTCGATGCTAAGGTGACTCGAATTACAGAGGATAGCATCTTCGTGGCGAAGGAAGGGACGGAGCATGAGCTTGCCAGCGATTTCGTGCTGGCGCTGACCGGCTTCCGTCCGGACCGCAGCCTGCTCCGAAGCATCGGCGCACGCTTTCGCGACGATGACGAGATTCCGTTGTATAACCCGGAGACGATGGAGACGACCTGTCCGGGCATCTATATCGCAGGCGTAGCCGCCTCTGGACGGGACGCGAATGAGGTGTTCATCGAGACCGGACGGCTGCACGGGCGATGGATTGCGCAGCATATTGAGAGCACTCGATAG
- a CDS encoding phosphonate ABC transporter ATP-binding protein yields the protein MIIVRNLTKSYQNHPKVLDKLSFQADEGELITLLGASGSGKTTLFRCLLLQEKWDEGQYIYGGTEITSSSPLQKLKLRKEWAYLEEKPQFNLKQTALKNVLGALLFKKSWWRFLTNSVSQDDHIEAMDYLDRVGLLDKAHEPIEKLSGGEKQRVAICRALIKGAKVIFADEPVSGLNPQAASVVMEDFKTICAREKVTIICSLHQLEAAERFATRIWGLAGGKLVVDIAGRRLTQQEKNHIFG from the coding sequence ATGATTATAGTACGCAACTTGACGAAGTCGTATCAGAATCATCCGAAGGTGCTGGACAAGCTGAGCTTTCAGGCTGACGAAGGAGAGCTGATCACGCTGCTCGGCGCAAGCGGCAGCGGCAAGACGACGCTGTTCCGCTGTCTGCTACTGCAGGAGAAGTGGGATGAAGGGCAGTACATCTATGGCGGTACAGAAATCACCTCAAGCAGCCCGCTGCAGAAGCTCAAGCTTCGCAAGGAATGGGCCTATCTCGAGGAGAAGCCGCAGTTCAATCTGAAGCAGACGGCACTGAAGAATGTATTGGGCGCGCTTCTGTTCAAGAAATCATGGTGGCGCTTCCTGACGAATTCGGTCTCGCAGGACGATCATATCGAAGCGATGGACTATCTCGACCGCGTCGGCTTGCTCGATAAGGCTCACGAGCCCATTGAGAAGCTGAGCGGGGGGGAGAAGCAGCGGGTCGCCATATGTAGAGCGCTGATCAAGGGGGCGAAGGTCATCTTCGCCGATGAGCCGGTGTCCGGTCTTAATCCGCAGGCGGCGAGCGTTGTCATGGAGGATTTCAAGACGATCTGTGCGCGGGAGAAGGTTACGATCATCTGCAGTCTGCATCAGTTGGAGGCAGCGGAGCGGTTCGCGACTCGCATCTGGGGCCTTGCAGGCGGCAAGCTCGTGGTCGATATTGCCGGCAGACGGCTGACGCAGCAGGAGAAGAACCACATCTTTGGTTAA
- a CDS encoding TerB family tellurite resistance protein has product MGLFDMFKGDKSTEGMTPHFAFAASLLYMMQSDGEMDTEEIGQLLSVLGGESKNGVIGVGANNRELLDRAFKYVRSNSVDKFIGEAAPLLTDAQKMCILVNLVDSSLADGEPEREEQELFAKFLKGFNISEERFTPFFEVIVLKNDRAVFLNQSHPKNQAGYQVSLSV; this is encoded by the coding sequence GTGGGATTATTTGACATGTTTAAAGGTGACAAATCAACGGAAGGTATGACTCCTCACTTCGCGTTTGCTGCATCGCTGCTGTACATGATGCAGTCTGACGGCGAAATGGATACGGAAGAAATTGGACAGCTTCTCTCCGTACTAGGCGGAGAAAGCAAAAATGGAGTGATCGGCGTCGGTGCGAACAACCGTGAGCTGCTGGATCGCGCTTTTAAATACGTGCGTTCCAACTCCGTCGATAAGTTCATCGGTGAAGCCGCTCCGCTGTTGACCGATGCACAGAAGATGTGCATCCTGGTGAACCTCGTCGATTCTTCGTTGGCTGATGGAGAACCTGAGCGTGAAGAGCAAGAGCTGTTCGCTAAGTTCCTCAAGGGCTTTAATATTTCCGAGGAAAGATTCACTCCATTCTTCGAGGTTATCGTCTTGAAGAACGACCGCGCGGTATTCTTGAATCAGAGTCACCCTAAGAATCAAGCAGGCTACCAGGTAAGTCTGTCTGTCTAA
- a CDS encoding TM2 domain-containing protein codes for MDHLKEKSELTLEELGILESEMQSRRKSREAAWGLWAGLSFFGAHRFYTGDYAYASIMLLTSIIPLIGLLLLSTFLHMDGFGYVLLWFFGCLLAGSVIWSWLDAFFLNRRIDQWNHEEEARILQKINGLRK; via the coding sequence ATGGATCATTTGAAAGAAAAAAGTGAACTGACGTTAGAAGAGCTTGGTATTCTGGAATCAGAGATGCAAAGTCGCAGGAAGTCGCGGGAAGCGGCCTGGGGGCTCTGGGCGGGCTTGTCGTTCTTTGGAGCGCACAGGTTCTACACAGGGGACTATGCTTATGCGAGCATCATGCTATTGACTAGTATTATTCCGCTGATCGGACTCCTACTGCTCTCTACCTTTTTGCATATGGATGGGTTCGGCTATGTGTTGCTGTGGTTCTTCGGCTGCTTGCTGGCGGGCTCTGTGATATGGAGCTGGCTAGATGCGTTCTTCTTGAATCGTCGGATTGACCAGTGGAACCACGAGGAGGAAGCAAGGATCCTTCAGAAGATAAATGGCTTGCGCAAGTAG
- a CDS encoding M20 family metallopeptidase — protein MKQRMIDRIQELHEEWFELAAFIGSHPELGHEEWQAAARLTSTLARHGFIVETPVLDLPTAFIATYKAAKPGPTIAFLCEYDALPDLGHACGHHLIATMGVAAAVGLLATIEETGGTIRVYGTPAEETKGAKVTMAEAGLFDDVDAALMAHPYYAYEKSGSSLAMDAIQFEFFGKAAHAAASPHDGINALDAVLLLFQSIALLRQQVRSDARLHGIITEGGKAPNIIPDYAAAQFYIRAADRPYTNELVQRVLRCAEGAALATGCTMKWSNYEYSYDELATNEPLSEAFTQNLIALGVAPSAIQCGNDHGSLDLGNVSVHCPAIHPFIQVVDEPYMLHTTQFRDAAMLPRAFEGMLLGAQALAATAYDVVATPELLARVRTTFHAYKASQSV, from the coding sequence ATGAAGCAACGAATGATAGACCGCATTCAAGAGCTGCATGAAGAATGGTTCGAGCTGGCCGCCTTCATTGGCAGTCATCCAGAGCTCGGCCATGAGGAATGGCAGGCTGCGGCCCGACTTACGAGCACACTCGCGCGGCATGGGTTTATTGTGGAGACACCGGTGCTCGACCTCCCTACTGCGTTCATCGCCACGTACAAGGCGGCGAAGCCAGGTCCGACGATCGCATTCCTGTGCGAGTACGACGCCCTCCCCGACCTCGGTCATGCATGCGGCCATCATCTGATTGCTACGATGGGAGTCGCCGCGGCGGTCGGCTTGCTGGCAACAATTGAGGAGACCGGCGGTACGATTCGCGTCTACGGTACGCCAGCCGAGGAGACGAAGGGCGCGAAGGTGACGATGGCGGAGGCCGGTCTCTTCGACGACGTTGACGCAGCGCTGATGGCTCACCCGTATTATGCGTATGAGAAGTCGGGCAGCTCGCTAGCGATGGATGCGATCCAGTTCGAATTCTTCGGCAAGGCAGCCCATGCGGCGGCAAGCCCTCATGACGGTATCAATGCGCTCGATGCTGTCCTGCTGCTGTTCCAGTCCATCGCGCTGCTCAGGCAGCAGGTGCGCAGCGACGCCAGGCTGCACGGTATTATTACAGAGGGCGGCAAGGCGCCTAACATTATACCGGATTACGCGGCGGCACAGTTCTACATCCGGGCAGCTGATCGCCCATATACGAATGAGCTCGTTCAGCGCGTCCTTCGCTGCGCCGAGGGTGCGGCGCTTGCGACAGGCTGCACGATGAAGTGGTCGAATTACGAGTACTCCTATGATGAGCTGGCCACGAATGAGCCGCTGTCTGAGGCATTCACACAGAACTTAATCGCACTCGGCGTAGCACCGAGCGCCATTCAGTGCGGCAACGACCACGGCTCGCTTGACCTTGGCAACGTGTCCGTCCACTGCCCCGCTATTCACCCGTTCATCCAAGTCGTGGATGAGCCGTATATGCTGCATACGACACAATTTCGCGATGCTGCCATGCTTCCCCGCGCCTTCGAAGGGATGCTCCTCGGCGCTCAAGCGCTTGCCGCAACGGCGTACGACGTTGTTGCGACTCCTGAGCTGCTGGCACGCGTCCGCACCACCTTCCATGCTTACAAAGCAAGCCAATCTGTTTGA
- a CDS encoding TM2 domain-containing protein has product MSSLIQKQSLTGEQLQLLASEMTKKQKSSGTAWILWIFTAGLGGHRFYLGRIGSGVAMMLTLGGLGIWAFIDLFLLSGMIRETNERIENDIISEIRLIQKAKANSEAAAGKV; this is encoded by the coding sequence ATGTCGTCACTTATTCAAAAGCAGTCTTTGACAGGAGAGCAGCTGCAGCTGCTGGCTTCTGAAATGACCAAAAAGCAAAAATCAAGCGGTACAGCTTGGATTCTATGGATATTTACGGCCGGATTGGGTGGTCACCGCTTTTACTTAGGACGCATAGGCTCCGGGGTTGCGATGATGTTGACACTCGGGGGGCTTGGGATTTGGGCATTCATCGATTTGTTTTTGCTGTCGGGGATGATCAGAGAAACGAATGAGCGCATTGAGAACGACATCATTTCCGAAATTCGTCTGATCCAGAAGGCGAAGGCGAATTCGGAAGCAGCTGCTGGGAAAGTGTAA